The alpha proteobacterium U9-1i genome includes a region encoding these proteins:
- a CDS encoding seryl-tRNA synthetase, with amino-acid sequence MHDIRAIRENPDLYDAAWARRGLPKQTDAILEFDSKLRAATTAKQEAEAARNAASKQIGQAKAQKDEPKAQSLMAEVAALKEKIESAGAEEATLQKQRDDLLASLPNLPAADVPDGEDENANIEVRRWYIQSNAGPPALDLTADHVTLGEALGMMDFEAAARMSGSRFVALKGQLARLERALAAFMLDLQTETHGYQEVSPPLLVKDEAAFGTGQLPKFAEDLFGATATIFRASGAEWELSLDGNFLATPFKFNDVRRQREFAAALLRGEGGFTNLGSGHAEVFVKEQWFLIPTAEVSLTNLVREQILDEAQLPIRMTADTPCFRSEAGAAGKDTRGMIRQHQFRKVELVSITTPEQSHDEHERMTQCAEEVLKRLELPYRVMALCTGDMGFGAKRTYDLEVWLPSQGKYREISSCSNCGDFQARRMNARYRDKDGKPQFVHTLNGSGLAVGRTLVAVLENYQNADGSVTVPKALVSYMGGLEKISR; translated from the coding sequence ATGCACGACATCCGCGCCATCCGCGAAAACCCCGACCTGTATGACGCCGCCTGGGCGCGCCGGGGGCTGCCGAAGCAAACGGATGCGATCCTGGAGTTCGACTCAAAGCTGCGCGCCGCGACGACCGCAAAGCAAGAGGCCGAAGCCGCGCGCAATGCGGCGTCGAAGCAGATCGGTCAGGCCAAGGCGCAGAAGGATGAGCCGAAGGCGCAAAGCTTGATGGCCGAAGTCGCGGCGCTGAAGGAGAAAATCGAAAGCGCCGGCGCCGAGGAAGCGACGCTGCAGAAGCAACGCGATGATTTGCTCGCGTCGTTGCCGAACTTGCCGGCGGCGGATGTGCCGGATGGCGAGGACGAGAACGCCAACATCGAAGTGCGCCGCTGGTACATCCAATCGAACGCCGGCCCGCCCGCGCTCGATCTCACGGCCGATCACGTCACGCTTGGCGAAGCGCTCGGCATGATGGATTTCGAAGCCGCCGCCCGCATGAGCGGTTCGCGCTTCGTGGCGCTCAAGGGGCAGCTTGCACGGCTAGAGCGCGCGCTCGCGGCGTTCATGTTGGATTTGCAAACGGAGACGCATGGCTATCAGGAAGTCAGCCCGCCGCTGTTGGTGAAGGATGAGGCGGCGTTTGGCACCGGGCAGTTGCCGAAGTTTGCCGAAGACCTTTTCGGCGCGACAGCAACAATCTTTCGTGCGTCCGGTGCTGAATGGGAATTGTCGTTGGACGGCAACTTCCTCGCGACACCATTTAAGTTCAATGATGTTAGGCGGCAGCGGGAGTTCGCGGCTGCGCTCCTTCGAGGAGAAGGAGGATTTACGAATCTGGGCTCGGGCCATGCGGAAGTATTCGTCAAAGAGCAGTGGTTTCTCATCCCCACCGCCGAAGTTTCGCTCACCAACCTTGTCCGCGAACAAATCCTCGACGAAGCGCAACTCCCCATCCGCATGACGGCGGATACGCCTTGCTTTCGCAGCGAAGCGGGCGCGGCGGGGAAGGATACGCGCGGCATGATCCGGCAGCACCAGTTCCGCAAGGTGGAGCTGGTGTCGATCACCACGCCCGAGCAAAGCCATGACGAGCACGAGCGCATGACGCAGTGCGCGGAAGAGGTGCTGAAGCGTTTGGAGTTGCCGTATCGCGTGATGGCGCTCTGCACCGGCGACATGGGCTTCGGCGCCAAGCGCACCTACGATCTCGAAGTCTGGCTGCCGAGCCAAGGCAAGTATCGCGAAATTTCCTCGTGCTCGAATTGTGGCGACTTCCAAGCCCGCCGTATGAACGCGCGCTATAGGGACAAAGACGGCAAGCCGCAATTCGTGCACACGCTGAACGGCTCGGGGCTTGCGGTAGGCCGAACGCTCGTTGCGGTGCTGGAGAATTATCAGAACGCAGATGGCAGCGTGACGGTGCCGAAAGCGCTGGTGAGCTACATGGGCGGGCTGGAGAAGATTTCGCGGTAA
- a CDS encoding leucyl/phenylalanyl-tRNA--protein transferase: MKPFGPEDLIACYRRGVFPMAESRGDDGFFIVDPQERCILPLDGFHLSKRLKRTLRSERFSFTIDRAFMAVIDACAAPGPGRVDTWINPDIRALYLELHKRGLAHSVEARIGGELVGGLYGVAIGGAFFGESMFSFATDASKAALAHLVARLRYGGFRLLDAQFSTPHLEQFNARTLPRRIFHALLGAALEQRGDFYALAVETSGAELAEIIERA; this comes from the coding sequence ATGAAGCCGTTCGGCCCCGAGGACCTGATCGCCTGCTACCGGCGCGGGGTGTTCCCGATGGCCGAGAGCCGTGGAGACGACGGGTTTTTCATTGTCGATCCGCAAGAACGCTGCATCTTGCCGCTGGACGGTTTCCACCTGTCCAAGCGCCTGAAGCGCACGCTGCGCAGTGAGCGCTTCAGCTTCACAATCGACCGCGCGTTCATGGCCGTGATCGATGCGTGCGCCGCGCCCGGCCCCGGCCGCGTGGACACCTGGATCAATCCCGACATTCGCGCGCTCTATTTGGAGCTGCACAAACGTGGCCTCGCGCACAGCGTGGAAGCGAGGATCGGAGGCGAGTTGGTCGGCGGGCTCTACGGCGTCGCCATCGGCGGGGCATTCTTCGGTGAGAGCATGTTCTCGTTCGCGACGGACGCCAGCAAAGCCGCGCTTGCGCACTTGGTAGCGCGCTTGAGGTACGGCGGCTTTCGCCTGCTCGATGCGCAATTTTCGACGCCACACCTGGAACAGTTCAACGCCCGCACACTGCCGCGGCGGATTTTCCACGCACTGCTGGGCGCCGCACTGGAGCAGCGCGGTGATTTTTACGCGCTCGCGGTCGAAACAAGCGGCGCGGAGCTCGCTGAAATTATTGAACGCGCCTAA
- a CDS encoding hypothetical protein (FIG167255): MMRTVLAAFAFCAAAVTPAFAERAVIRGLDKVTGHARDYTLTLGRATRIGTLDVVARACAKSAPEETPEVRIYVEVFDNPPATGEAAAERVEIFHGWLFASSPGLSAVEHPVYDIWAIDCRA; this comes from the coding sequence ATGATGCGCACCGTGTTGGCAGCGTTCGCGTTTTGCGCGGCCGCCGTAACGCCGGCGTTCGCCGAGCGGGCGGTGATCCGCGGCCTTGATAAGGTCACGGGCCACGCCCGTGATTATACGCTGACGCTTGGCCGTGCGACCCGCATCGGCACGTTGGATGTCGTCGCGCGCGCCTGCGCCAAATCCGCGCCGGAAGAAACGCCGGAAGTCCGCATTTACGTGGAAGTGTTCGACAATCCGCCCGCCACGGGCGAAGCCGCAGCGGAGCGCGTTGAGATTTTCCACGGCTGGCTTTTTGCGTCTTCGCCGGGACTCAGTGCGGTGGAGCACCCGGTCTACGACATCTGGGCGATCGACTGTCGGGCTTAG
- a CDS encoding ABC-type transport system (involved in resistance to organic solvents, periplasmic component), whose amino-acid sequence MNFERWGETIVGAAVAAVAIGFFAFAAAQAGQSTGGGGYDLTARFQNVSGIAVGSDVRVSGVKVGVVKAVGLDPATYMATLTLTLNNGVEVLDESTARVMSDGLLGGAYVAIEPTGLEVLAPGAEIPNTQSAVDLLTLFASFASQQGSSQTEEAAP is encoded by the coding sequence GTGAATTTCGAACGTTGGGGCGAAACGATTGTCGGCGCGGCGGTCGCGGCGGTGGCGATTGGATTTTTTGCATTCGCGGCGGCGCAGGCCGGCCAGTCCACGGGCGGCGGCGGTTATGATCTCACCGCGCGGTTCCAGAACGTCAGCGGCATCGCCGTCGGCTCCGATGTGCGCGTGTCGGGTGTAAAGGTGGGCGTGGTGAAGGCCGTCGGCCTCGACCCCGCCACCTACATGGCGACCCTAACGCTGACTTTGAACAACGGCGTCGAGGTGCTGGATGAATCGACGGCGCGGGTGATGAGTGATGGCCTCCTCGGCGGCGCCTACGTGGCGATCGAACCTACGGGCCTGGAGGTGCTGGCGCCCGGTGCTGAAATCCCCAACACACAAAGCGCCGTAGATTTGCTCACTTTGTTCGCGAGTTTCGCGTCCCAGCAGGGATCGTCACAGACCGAGGAAGCCGCCCCATGA
- a CDS encoding NADH:ubiquinone oxidoreductase subunit, protein MLKRIFTWWNGATLGALFDIGRRGAFVGEDEYGNRYYEEKKPSLEGRKRRYVIYKNLAEASLVTPDWHGWMHHIIDEPPTEKALKRQSWELPHLPNQTGTVRAYRPKGSLARGGVRATSTADYESWTPDP, encoded by the coding sequence ATGCTGAAACGCATCTTCACCTGGTGGAACGGCGCGACCCTTGGCGCGCTGTTCGACATCGGCCGGCGCGGCGCGTTCGTTGGCGAGGACGAGTACGGCAATCGCTATTATGAGGAAAAAAAGCCGAGCCTCGAAGGCCGCAAGCGGCGCTACGTCATCTACAAGAATTTGGCAGAAGCCTCGCTCGTCACCCCTGATTGGCACGGCTGGATGCACCATATCATTGACGAGCCGCCGACCGAGAAGGCGCTGAAGCGCCAATCGTGGGAGCTGCCGCATCTGCCCAACCAGACGGGCACGGTGCGCGCCTATCGGCCGAAAGGCTCGCTCGCGCGCGGTGGTGTTAGGGCGACGTCAACGGCCGACTACGAAAGCTGGACGCCGGATCCGTGA
- a CDS encoding ribonucleotide reductase of class II, translating into MAQDYELDADGPAPGPDAPESWSASMAQAADEAGLVTETASGPSVCAAISKVSARLAQWAGEPAIADDLEALLIDGKAAFDPPLIRAALSNGADLALSAALLRWPSDPAEELKLLARAQTLLAAGARLGIAGNPSNAALDALDAAARIIDPSGRNGVAVLARPDLASAPAILAEDAARQRASAALAAGARALDGVLAELAIETVRAGLDRENGGVQRKAAAARLAGAPDADIVSALTGVAPRGAFAAALDAGVEPQRRRIRIAAPEASGHAMTAFGAAAIDPTGAIAADDERGVIAASLALPRFVADGGFDADGFISAITLLVRALDGAHGSSSAAPRRPIVIRLEGLAAMLMRAGVAYDSDEGRALAASIAALAHAAAHSVSLALGEAKGAYPEWSRAKKGEERAAKAALDAASALDTPLARRAVELHRAASKQGALRASVSIAFARDAASARRIGIDVEGLAPIAGVSAYGAREDGRFGRILSDDARAGLAALGYDDDAIARFALHVEGRRTLRGAPGVSLAALSARGFTEPALEAIEDAAADAFNIRAAVHPLVVGPAFCEEVLKLPPDVAAGKRGDLLLTLGFSGEEISEAEAFCMGAGRLDNAEELDPDYAAIFSTDIRAEARIAMAAALTPFARVALDVTITESNADRRATLTEAAREAGVTLFALHAEAPSITLILPALEEDAPIAPVAAAPLGSIPLGSVPLADVAQEAPAQVMRRRLPDRRKGYIQKSQIGGHKVYLHTGEYDDGALGEIFIDLHKEGAAFRSLMNNFAISISIGLQYGVPLEEYVDAFLFTRFEPAGEVRGNDTIRHATSILDYIFRELAVSYLGRADLAQIDPFDARGDGLSKKATDAESAARLISRGFARAASGDNLVMLRPKSDRVVEPLRGRGGADKPATVSSLTARYRADPCGACGHFTVETETAQCAACGAKGEAASER; encoded by the coding sequence ATGGCCCAGGATTATGAGCTCGACGCGGACGGCCCCGCGCCCGGTCCGGACGCGCCCGAGAGCTGGAGCGCGTCGATGGCCCAAGCCGCCGATGAGGCGGGTTTGGTCACCGAAACCGCCAGCGGCCCCTCCGTATGCGCCGCGATCTCCAAAGTCAGTGCGCGGCTCGCCCAATGGGCCGGGGAACCGGCCATCGCCGACGACCTCGAAGCTCTGCTGATTGATGGCAAGGCGGCGTTCGATCCGCCTCTCATCCGCGCCGCGCTCTCCAACGGCGCTGACCTTGCGCTCTCGGCCGCGTTGCTGCGCTGGCCGAGCGATCCCGCGGAAGAACTGAAACTGCTCGCCCGCGCGCAGACGTTGCTGGCCGCGGGCGCGCGGCTTGGCATCGCCGGAAATCCGTCGAACGCCGCGCTTGACGCGCTCGACGCTGCGGCGCGCATCATCGATCCAAGTGGCCGCAACGGCGTCGCCGTGCTGGCGCGCCCCGATCTCGCGAGCGCCCCGGCGATCCTTGCGGAGGATGCCGCGCGCCAACGCGCCAGTGCGGCGCTGGCCGCCGGCGCCCGCGCGCTGGACGGCGTACTCGCGGAACTCGCCATCGAAACCGTGCGCGCAGGGCTCGATCGCGAAAATGGCGGCGTGCAGCGCAAGGCTGCGGCCGCGCGCCTTGCTGGCGCGCCCGACGCTGACATTGTCTCGGCGCTCACCGGTGTTGCGCCGCGCGGCGCGTTCGCTGCTGCGCTCGACGCCGGCGTGGAGCCGCAACGTCGGCGTATTCGCATCGCCGCGCCTGAAGCCAGCGGCCACGCGATGACCGCCTTCGGCGCCGCCGCGATCGATCCGACCGGGGCGATCGCCGCTGACGACGAACGCGGCGTGATCGCCGCGTCGCTGGCGCTGCCGCGCTTCGTCGCCGATGGCGGATTCGACGCCGATGGCTTCATCTCGGCCATCACGCTGCTGGTGCGCGCGCTCGACGGCGCCCACGGCTCATCAAGCGCCGCGCCGCGCCGCCCCATCGTGATCCGGCTGGAAGGCCTAGCGGCGATGCTAATGCGCGCAGGCGTCGCCTACGACAGCGACGAGGGCCGCGCGCTTGCCGCAAGCATCGCCGCACTTGCGCATGCCGCCGCGCATTCCGTCAGCCTCGCGCTTGGTGAGGCCAAAGGCGCTTATCCTGAATGGTCGCGCGCGAAGAAGGGCGAGGAGCGCGCCGCCAAGGCCGCGCTTGACGCCGCCAGCGCCCTCGACACGCCGCTGGCGCGACGCGCCGTTGAATTGCATCGGGCCGCAAGCAAGCAAGGCGCGCTGCGCGCCTCCGTTTCCATCGCGTTCGCACGCGACGCCGCGAGCGCGCGCCGGATTGGCATAGACGTTGAAGGCCTGGCGCCGATCGCCGGCGTTTCAGCTTATGGCGCGCGCGAAGACGGCCGCTTCGGGCGCATCTTGTCGGACGACGCGCGCGCCGGGCTCGCAGCGCTTGGCTACGACGATGACGCCATTGCTCGCTTCGCGCTTCACGTTGAAGGCCGGCGCACCTTGCGCGGCGCGCCCGGCGTGAGCTTGGCAGCGCTCTCGGCGCGCGGCTTCACAGAGCCCGCGCTCGAAGCCATCGAAGACGCCGCCGCTGACGCGTTCAACATTCGCGCCGCCGTGCATCCGCTCGTCGTCGGCCCGGCCTTCTGCGAAGAGGTGCTGAAGCTGCCGCCAGACGTGGCCGCCGGCAAACGCGGCGACCTGCTGCTGACTTTGGGCTTCAGCGGCGAAGAGATTTCAGAGGCCGAAGCCTTCTGCATGGGCGCGGGCCGGCTGGACAATGCCGAGGAACTCGATCCGGACTATGCTGCGATTTTCTCAACCGACATCCGCGCCGAAGCGCGCATTGCGATGGCTGCGGCATTGACCCCATTCGCGCGCGTGGCTCTCGACGTCACGATCACCGAGTCCAACGCCGACCGCCGCGCTACGCTCACCGAGGCTGCACGCGAAGCGGGCGTGACGTTGTTTGCGCTCCACGCTGAGGCGCCATCGATCACGTTGATCCTGCCGGCTTTGGAAGAAGATGCGCCGATCGCTCCAGTTGCGGCCGCGCCGCTGGGGTCAATCCCGCTTGGATCTGTCCCACTCGCGGATGTCGCCCAGGAGGCGCCCGCGCAAGTCATGCGCCGGCGTCTGCCGGATCGCCGCAAGGGCTACATCCAGAAATCGCAGATCGGCGGCCACAAAGTCTATCTGCACACCGGCGAGTATGACGACGGCGCGCTGGGCGAGATCTTCATCGATCTGCACAAGGAGGGCGCCGCTTTCCGCTCGCTGATGAACAATTTCGCCATCTCGATTTCGATCGGCCTGCAATACGGCGTGCCGCTCGAGGAATACGTGGACGCATTCCTGTTCACGCGCTTTGAGCCTGCGGGCGAAGTGCGCGGCAACGACACGATCCGCCACGCGACGTCGATCCTCGACTACATCTTCCGCGAGCTCGCGGTGAGCTATCTCGGCCGCGCCGACCTCGCGCAGATCGATCCGTTCGACGCCCGCGGCGATGGCTTGTCCAAGAAAGCCACCGACGCGGAAAGCGCCGCGCGTCTCATTTCACGCGGGTTCGCGCGCGCGGCTTCTGGCGACAATCTCGTCATGCTGCGCCCGAAAAGCGATCGCGTGGTGGAGCCGTTGCGCGGGCGCGGCGGCGCCGACAAACCGGCGACGGTCTCCTCGCTCACGGCGCGCTACCGGGCTGATCCATGCGGCGCGTGCGGGCACTTCACGGTCGAGACCGAAACCGCCCAGTGCGCGGCATGCGGCGCTAAGGGCGAGGCGGCGAGCGAGCGTTAA
- a CDS encoding aspartyl-tRNA synthetase, producing the protein MHAYRTHSCGQLRAADAGQAARLSGWVHRKRDLGGVLFIDLRDHYGITQLVANPGSAAFPLFERIRAESVVRVDGKVIERSKDTVNPELATGAIEVRVEAAEVLGSAEELPLPVFGEPDYPEETRLKYRFLDLRREKLHKSIMLRSKVIASLRRRMIDQGFTEFQTPILTASSPEGARDFLVPSRIHPGKFYALPQAPQQFKQLLMVAGFDRYFQIAPCFRDEDARADRSPGEFYQLDFEMSFVTQEDVFNAIEPVLAGVFEELGEGKRVTKAGDFPRIPYAESIAKYGSDKPDLRNPLILQDVSAHFRGGGFGLFARILEKAGNAVWAVPAPNGGSRAFCDKMNSWAQSEGQPGLGYIFWREGEEGGAGPIAKNIGPERAEALRAQLGLKVGDAAFFVAGDPKVFYKFAGLARNKVADELKLADKDQFAFCWIVDFPMYEWSEDEKKIDFSHNPFSMPNFDHEQFLKLDGADRETIEKITAFQYDIVCNGVELSSGAIRNHKPDIMIKAFEIAGYGREVVEEKFGGMLNAFRYGAPPHGGSAPGVDRIVMLLAGVDNIREVIVFPFNQQAQDLMMNAPSEVTPKQLRELHIRVVEQPKS; encoded by the coding sequence ATGCACGCCTACCGTACCCATTCCTGCGGCCAGCTTCGCGCCGCCGACGCCGGTCAAGCCGCGCGCCTCTCGGGCTGGGTCCATAGAAAGCGCGATCTGGGCGGGGTGCTCTTCATCGATCTGCGCGACCATTACGGCATCACCCAACTCGTCGCGAACCCGGGCTCGGCGGCGTTTCCGCTGTTCGAGCGCATCCGCGCTGAGAGCGTCGTGCGCGTCGATGGCAAAGTGATCGAGCGCTCGAAGGACACCGTGAACCCGGAATTGGCGACGGGCGCGATCGAAGTGCGCGTCGAGGCGGCTGAGGTTTTGGGTTCGGCGGAAGAGCTGCCGCTGCCGGTGTTCGGCGAGCCGGACTATCCGGAAGAAACGCGCCTCAAATATCGCTTCCTCGATCTGCGCCGCGAGAAGCTGCACAAATCGATCATGCTCCGCTCGAAGGTGATCGCCAGCTTGCGCCGGCGCATGATCGACCAGGGCTTCACCGAGTTCCAAACGCCGATTTTGACAGCGTCGAGCCCCGAAGGCGCGCGCGACTTTCTCGTTCCGTCACGCATCCATCCCGGCAAATTCTACGCGCTCCCGCAAGCGCCGCAGCAATTCAAGCAATTGCTGATGGTCGCGGGCTTCGACCGCTATTTCCAAATCGCGCCGTGCTTCCGTGACGAAGACGCGCGCGCCGATCGCTCGCCGGGTGAGTTCTACCAGCTCGATTTCGAGATGAGCTTCGTCACCCAAGAAGACGTGTTCAACGCCATCGAGCCTGTGCTGGCCGGCGTGTTCGAGGAATTGGGCGAAGGCAAGCGGGTCACCAAGGCGGGCGATTTCCCGCGCATCCCGTATGCGGAGAGCATCGCCAAATACGGCTCCGACAAGCCGGACCTCCGCAACCCGCTGATCCTGCAAGACGTGAGCGCGCATTTCCGCGGCGGCGGCTTCGGTCTGTTCGCGCGCATCTTGGAAAAGGCGGGCAATGCCGTGTGGGCCGTGCCTGCGCCGAACGGCGGCAGCCGCGCGTTCTGCGACAAGATGAATTCCTGGGCGCAAAGCGAAGGCCAGCCGGGCCTTGGCTACATTTTCTGGCGCGAGGGCGAAGAAGGCGGCGCCGGCCCGATCGCCAAGAACATCGGCCCGGAACGCGCCGAAGCGTTGCGCGCGCAGCTTGGCTTGAAGGTGGGCGATGCGGCGTTCTTCGTCGCCGGCGATCCGAAGGTGTTCTACAAATTCGCGGGCCTCGCGCGGAACAAGGTCGCCGACGAGCTGAAGCTCGCCGACAAGGACCAATTCGCGTTCTGCTGGATCGTCGATTTCCCGATGTACGAGTGGAGCGAGGACGAGAAGAAGATCGACTTCTCGCACAACCCATTCTCGATGCCGAACTTCGACCACGAGCAATTCCTGAAGCTCGACGGCGCCGATCGCGAGACGATCGAGAAGATCACCGCGTTCCAGTACGACATCGTCTGCAACGGCGTTGAACTCAGCTCCGGCGCGATCCGCAACCACAAGCCGGACATCATGATCAAGGCGTTCGAGATCGCCGGCTATGGCCGCGAAGTGGTCGAAGAAAAGTTCGGCGGTATGCTGAACGCGTTCCGCTACGGCGCGCCGCCCCACGGCGGCTCAGCGCCCGGCGTGGACCGCATCGTCATGCTGCTCGCCGGTGTCGACAACATCCGCGAAGTGATCGTCTTCCCGTTCAACCAACAGGCCCAAGACCTGATGATGAATGCGCCCAGCGAGGTCACACCGAAGCAATTGCGTGAACTGCACATCCGCGTGGTGGAGCAGCCGAAGAGTTAG
- a CDS encoding uncharacterized conserved protein produces the protein MCNLYSMTKSREALVAYTRAMRDPTANQPPLPAIFPDQLAPVVRTAKDAVREVLNMRWGFPPAGGGKRPVTNVRNLSSGYWKGWLEDARFRCVVPATSFVEYTDVTPKVAHWFALGEERPLFCFAGIWRPWTGVRGKEDGEHRLFSILTTAPNALTKPIHAEAMPVMLTGDDLDVWLDGDWTEASKLARSFPAERMRIVLSGPREDDGSLNGDQSGAKGTLL, from the coding sequence GTGTGCAATCTCTACTCGATGACGAAATCGCGCGAAGCGTTGGTGGCTTACACCCGCGCCATGCGCGATCCCACGGCGAACCAGCCGCCGCTGCCGGCGATTTTCCCCGATCAGCTGGCGCCCGTCGTGCGCACCGCGAAAGACGCCGTGCGCGAAGTGCTCAACATGCGTTGGGGCTTTCCGCCCGCAGGCGGCGGCAAACGGCCGGTCACCAATGTGCGCAATCTGTCGAGCGGCTATTGGAAAGGTTGGCTCGAGGATGCGCGCTTTCGCTGCGTCGTGCCGGCGACGAGTTTCGTCGAGTACACCGACGTCACGCCGAAAGTGGCGCATTGGTTTGCACTGGGCGAGGAGCGGCCGCTCTTCTGCTTCGCCGGCATCTGGCGGCCGTGGACGGGTGTGCGCGGAAAGGAGGACGGCGAGCATCGCCTGTTCTCGATCCTCACCACCGCGCCGAACGCGCTGACCAAGCCGATCCATGCCGAAGCCATGCCTGTGATGCTGACCGGCGATGATCTTGATGTGTGGCTTGATGGCGATTGGACCGAAGCTTCGAAGTTGGCGCGTTCGTTTCCCGCCGAGCGTATGCGTATCGTGCTCAGCGGCCCGCGCGAGGACGATGGGAGTTTGAACGGCGATCAGAGCGGCGCGAAAGGCACGTTGCTCTAG
- a CDS encoding transcriptional regulator of ArsR family, producing MQGAQLDHLFGALSDPTRRAILMSLKEIDAPVHALAADFAMSRPAVSKHLAVLRQAGLVRERRVGRENFYALERAALEDARAWLAVFWRGKLGALKRLAEENDE from the coding sequence ATGCAGGGCGCTCAACTCGATCATTTGTTTGGGGCGCTGTCGGACCCGACGCGCCGCGCGATTCTGATGTCGCTGAAGGAGATTGATGCGCCGGTCCACGCGCTCGCGGCAGATTTCGCCATGAGCAGGCCGGCGGTGTCGAAACACCTCGCAGTGCTGCGCCAGGCGGGTCTCGTGCGCGAGCGGCGTGTGGGCCGGGAAAATTTTTACGCGCTCGAACGCGCGGCGTTGGAAGACGCACGCGCGTGGCTCGCGGTGTTCTGGCGCGGCAAGCTCGGCGCGCTCAAGCGTTTGGCGGAGGAAAACGATGAGTGA
- a CDS encoding ribonuclease D — protein sequence MRVITRTKELEELSRELAATPFVAVDTEFMRETTYWPKLCLIQAAGGDVEAVIDPLSEDLSLDPFLELMADKKVLKVFHAARQDLEIFLKLGGALPAPLFDSQIAAMACGYGDTIAYDALVQQVLKRRLDKSSRFTDWSRRPLSDAQMAYALADVTHLRDLYPKLRDKLERDGRSDWLDEEHANLLDPEIYDTTPENSWERLKLRKTTPDYILALQTAAAWRERQAQARDVPRGRVVKDDALYEIAEHRPKTPADFDRMRAVPRGFGNSRAAGELIAELNRAFANPDRVAHKIDRPPPLPSGIGPTVELLKVLLRFEAEAHQVAPRLIASVAEIEAIAAKDDADVPALKGWRRKVFGERALALKHGKIALKLHNGKVVIEEL from the coding sequence ATGCGCGTCATCACCCGAACGAAGGAGCTGGAGGAGCTCAGCCGCGAACTCGCGGCTACACCGTTCGTGGCGGTGGACACCGAGTTCATGCGCGAGACCACCTATTGGCCGAAGCTTTGCCTGATCCAGGCGGCGGGCGGCGATGTGGAGGCAGTCATCGATCCGCTGTCGGAGGACCTCTCACTCGATCCATTTCTCGAGTTGATGGCCGACAAGAAGGTGCTGAAGGTATTCCACGCCGCGCGCCAGGATTTGGAGATTTTCCTGAAGCTCGGCGGCGCATTGCCAGCACCGTTGTTTGATTCACAGATCGCGGCGATGGCCTGCGGCTATGGCGACACCATCGCTTACGACGCGCTTGTGCAGCAGGTGCTGAAGCGCCGGCTCGACAAGTCCTCACGCTTCACGGACTGGAGCCGCCGCCCGCTCTCGGATGCGCAGATGGCCTACGCGCTCGCCGACGTGACGCATCTGCGCGACCTCTATCCGAAGCTGCGCGACAAACTCGAACGCGATGGCCGCTCCGATTGGCTCGACGAAGAACACGCCAATCTGCTCGATCCGGAAATCTACGACACCACTCCCGAGAATTCTTGGGAACGCTTGAAACTACGCAAGACTACACCGGACTACATCCTCGCGCTGCAAACCGCAGCGGCGTGGCGCGAGCGCCAAGCGCAAGCGCGCGATGTGCCGCGCGGGCGCGTCGTCAAGGATGACGCGCTTTACGAGATCGCCGAGCATCGGCCGAAGACACCGGCGGACTTCGATCGCATGCGTGCGGTGCCTCGCGGCTTCGGTAACTCGCGTGCCGCCGGCGAATTGATCGCGGAGCTGAACCGCGCGTTCGCCAATCCCGATCGCGTCGCCCACAAGATCGATCGCCCGCCGCCGCTTCCCTCCGGGATTGGGCCCACGGTGGAATTGCTCAAAGTGCTACTGCGTTTTGAGGCCGAGGCGCATCAAGTGGCGCCGCGCCTGATCGCGTCAGTCGCCGAAATCGAAGCCATCGCCGCCAAGGACGACGCCGACGTACCTGCTCTCAAAGGCTGGCGGCGCAAAGTGTTCGGCGAACGCGCACTGGCGCTAAAGCACGGCAAGATCGCCCTGAAGCTGCACAACGGCAAAGTGGTGATCGAAGAACTCTGA